In Methylocystis echinoides, one genomic interval encodes:
- a CDS encoding Ppx/GppA phosphatase family protein, whose amino-acid sequence MVATRTQARVAAADAAGPGPSATWTGHTYAALDLGTNNCRLLIARPERRPRRRNSDFLRVVDAFSRIVRLGEGLGRAGRISEAAIERTIAALDVCRAKMEARSVTRARLVATQACRGAANGEEFVARVRERTGLELEVIDRETEARFAARGCGSLADPHAASVLLFDIGGGSTELVWLTRSPVSGEARELHSWTSLELGVVTLAEHFGGRLVDARTFAAMKEHARAALVHFVDETAEIARCSRFHLLGTSGTVTTLAGVHLGLERYDRWRVDGLWMSDAEATRAIERLRAMDFDERVANGCIGPQRADLVLAGCAIFEAIREMFPATRTRIADRGLREGMLLELMEADGVLGA is encoded by the coding sequence ATGGTGGCGACACGGACGCAGGCCCGTGTCGCGGCCGCGGATGCGGCCGGCCCGGGTCCCTCGGCCACCTGGACCGGCCATACTTACGCGGCGCTCGACCTCGGAACGAACAATTGCCGGTTGCTCATCGCGCGCCCCGAACGTCGGCCGCGCCGCCGCAATTCCGATTTTCTGCGCGTCGTCGACGCCTTTTCGCGGATCGTGCGGCTCGGCGAGGGCCTCGGCCGCGCCGGGCGAATCAGCGAAGCCGCCATCGAGCGCACCATCGCCGCGCTCGACGTCTGCCGCGCCAAGATGGAGGCGCGGAGCGTCACGCGCGCCAGGCTCGTCGCCACCCAGGCCTGCCGGGGGGCCGCCAATGGCGAGGAGTTCGTCGCCCGCGTCCGCGAGCGCACCGGCCTCGAGCTCGAGGTCATCGACCGGGAAACCGAGGCGCGCTTCGCGGCCCGCGGTTGCGGCTCGCTCGCCGACCCCCACGCGGCCAGCGTGCTCCTGTTCGACATCGGCGGGGGCTCGACAGAGCTCGTCTGGCTCACGCGCTCGCCCGTTTCCGGCGAGGCCCGCGAGCTGCACAGCTGGACCTCTTTGGAGCTCGGCGTGGTGACGCTCGCCGAGCATTTTGGCGGCCGGCTGGTCGACGCCCGCACCTTCGCGGCCATGAAAGAGCACGCGCGTGCGGCCCTGGTCCATTTCGTCGACGAAACCGCAGAGATCGCCCGCTGCTCGCGCTTCCATCTTCTCGGCACCTCCGGCACGGTGACGACGCTCGCGGGCGTGCACCTCGGGCTCGAACGCTACGATCGCTGGCGCGTCGACGGGCTGTGGATGAGCGACGCCGAGGCGACGCGGGCGATCGAGCGGCTGCGCGCCATGGATTTCGACGAGCGCGTGGCGAACGGCTGCATCGGTCCGCAGCGCGCCGATCTCGTCCTCGCGGGCTGTGCGATTTTCGAGGCCATCCGCGAGATGTTTCCAGCGACGCGCACCCGAATCGCCGATCGCGGGCTGCGCGAAGGCATGCTCTTGGAGCTGATGGAAGCCGACGGCGTGCTCGGCGCTTGA
- a CDS encoding divergent polysaccharide deacetylase family protein encodes MTDELNAPLGGKPRPPRRARALRGSPLTLAAGALMAGGVAALYLAPVDPGGGQPYALARIEPAPDPPSRAPPPAAVRPSETPQGDNAAADMEFVSGVKVTRRGEAGSARIIRVEPASGARLAPAPDRRVTEKGRYGLLPKTGDDGARPMDVYARPFVARAALKAGAPRLAIVVGGVGLNPQSSQAAIEELPEDVTLAFAPYGAELNRLVAQARGRGHEALLQAPMEPFDYPRNNPGPHTLVTGAGDGGADDLDWLMSRFAGYAGVMNYLGGRFTADETAMSVALGEIARRGLFYLDDGLSPQSQAAGIAKKLAAPYAKVDIVVDARGAPQAMDAALARLEAVAREKGVAIGFANASSAAIARIAPFARDLERRGVALVPVSAALAPRSAAAAASDTR; translated from the coding sequence ATGACCGACGAATTGAACGCGCCGCTTGGCGGCAAGCCGAGACCGCCGCGCCGGGCGCGCGCCCTGCGCGGCTCGCCGCTTACCCTCGCCGCCGGCGCCCTCATGGCGGGGGGCGTCGCCGCGCTCTACCTTGCTCCCGTCGATCCGGGCGGGGGGCAACCCTACGCCCTCGCCCGAATCGAGCCCGCGCCGGACCCGCCCTCTCGCGCGCCGCCGCCGGCCGCCGTGCGCCCGTCGGAAACCCCACAAGGGGACAACGCCGCCGCGGACATGGAATTCGTTTCCGGCGTCAAGGTCACCCGCCGCGGCGAGGCCGGGTCGGCCCGAATCATCCGCGTCGAACCCGCTTCCGGCGCGCGGCTCGCGCCCGCGCCGGATCGCCGGGTGACCGAAAAGGGCCGCTACGGTCTGCTGCCGAAGACCGGGGACGACGGGGCGCGGCCGATGGACGTCTACGCCCGCCCCTTCGTGGCCCGCGCAGCGCTCAAGGCCGGCGCGCCGCGCCTGGCGATCGTCGTCGGCGGCGTGGGGCTCAATCCACAATCCTCGCAGGCGGCGATCGAAGAGCTTCCCGAGGACGTGACCCTGGCCTTCGCGCCCTATGGCGCTGAGCTGAATCGCCTCGTCGCGCAGGCCCGCGGGCGCGGCCATGAAGCCCTGTTGCAGGCGCCGATGGAGCCTTTCGACTATCCGCGAAACAACCCGGGGCCGCATACGCTCGTCACTGGCGCAGGCGACGGCGGCGCGGACGATCTGGACTGGCTGATGAGCCGGTTTGCGGGTTATGCTGGCGTCATGAATTATCTTGGCGGACGCTTCACGGCCGATGAGACGGCCATGTCTGTCGCATTGGGCGAGATCGCCCGGCGCGGGCTGTTCTATCTCGACGACGGGCTGTCTCCGCAGTCGCAAGCCGCTGGAATCGCAAAGAAATTGGCGGCCCCTTACGCGAAGGTCGACATTGTCGTCGACGCGCGCGGCGCTCCGCAGGCCATGGATGCGGCCCTGGCGCGGCTGGAGGCCGTCGCGCGTGAGAAGGGAGTCGCCATCGGCTTCGCCAACGCCAGCTCGGCGGCGATCGCGAGAATCGCGCCTTTCGCGCGCGATCTCGAGCGCCGCGGCGTTGCGCTCGTCCCGGTATCCGCCGCCCTGGCCCCGCGCAGCGCCGCGGCCGCCGCGAGCGACACCCGATGA
- a CDS encoding RNA pyrophosphohydrolase, with translation MNAPDTRYRPCVGVALFNAQGLVFVGHRKAKGAFDQVAEPYMWQMPQGGIDEGETPFQAAIRELYEETNVSSVEFLAEAPAWLSYDLPPDAKKRWSGKYIGQSQRWFALRFLGVDSEIDIHAPGGGGHKPEFDDWRWERLETLPDLIVPFKRQVYRDVVEAFSPFAAR, from the coding sequence ATGAACGCGCCGGACACGCGCTACCGCCCCTGTGTCGGCGTCGCTCTGTTCAACGCGCAGGGCCTCGTTTTCGTCGGCCATCGGAAAGCCAAGGGCGCCTTCGATCAGGTGGCCGAACCCTATATGTGGCAGATGCCGCAGGGCGGGATCGACGAGGGCGAAACGCCGTTCCAAGCGGCGATCCGCGAGCTCTACGAGGAAACGAACGTCTCCAGCGTCGAATTTCTCGCCGAAGCGCCGGCCTGGCTCTCCTACGACTTGCCCCCGGACGCCAAGAAGCGCTGGAGCGGCAAATACATCGGCCAGTCGCAGCGCTGGTTCGCCCTGCGTTTTCTCGGGGTCGACAGCGAAATTGACATTCACGCCCCCGGCGGCGGCGGCCACAAGCCCGAGTTCGACGACTGGCGATGGGAGAGGCTCGAGACTCTTCCCGATCTCATCGTGCCCTTCAAGCGGCAAGTCTACCGCGACGTCGTCGAAGCGTTCTCGCCTTTCGCGGCGCGTTGA
- a CDS encoding PAS domain S-box protein: protein MKNAFAHRARHIAAPYAVAVLAAAVGTAVPYFYGGIFAERPFILYFFLAILTTVVAGPAPGALSTILAAISGAYFFLEPRGSLQIGADADVLRVVVFIAFGFVFALGVGWYGARQRTLVAAEIGRTRSLLREETNETLRESEERYRRLFETSRDGIVTIDLDRRIQDANAAFVSMFGYELEELRTMGCHDLTPESWRDADERIMRERILPLGDSGEYEKECIRKNGSVFPVSVRSWPIHDGQGNVVGVRAFVRDITERKRAQEALRTADRRKDEFIATLAHELRNPLSPIRNVIYVLRHDGALTRQRDKDLLAMAERQVEHLIRLVNELLDFSRISRGKIELKKGAIDLRQVLRHAIETAQPAIQAGGHALQAEFPCVPLTVDGDVVRLTQVFTNLLDNAAKYTEHGGTISLAAERRENDVVVTVRDTGVGIPPDMLPHIFHYFAQVDRTLGRAKGGLGIGLALVRTLLHLHGGAVEAQSDGVGCGSVFVVRLPAAPGEAARPAAPRRAPAREARRALVIDDERDVADSFAALLGELGAVAKAAYSGETGLARVVEFEPEIVLLDLGMPGLDGFETARRIRALPRGRDILLVALSGWGKDQVDARVRAAGFDRHLTKPAELEALDALLGACATQQVALAAVGE from the coding sequence TTGAAGAACGCATTCGCTCATCGCGCGCGCCACATCGCCGCGCCCTACGCCGTCGCGGTCCTGGCCGCGGCCGTCGGCACCGCCGTTCCTTATTTCTACGGCGGCATCTTCGCCGAACGCCCTTTTATCCTCTACTTTTTCTTGGCTATTCTGACGACGGTCGTCGCGGGGCCGGCCCCCGGCGCTTTGAGCACGATTCTCGCCGCGATCAGCGGCGCATACTTCTTCCTCGAGCCGCGGGGTTCGCTTCAAATCGGCGCCGACGCCGATGTTCTGCGCGTCGTGGTTTTCATAGCGTTCGGCTTCGTCTTCGCACTCGGGGTCGGGTGGTATGGCGCGCGACAGCGCACGCTGGTCGCAGCCGAAATCGGACGCACCCGCAGCCTCCTGCGGGAAGAAACCAACGAGACGCTGCGCGAGAGCGAGGAGCGGTACCGTCGATTGTTCGAGACCAGCCGGGACGGCATCGTGACGATCGATTTGGATAGAAGAATACAAGACGCCAATGCGGCTTTCGTCTCGATGTTCGGTTATGAGCTCGAGGAATTACGGACGATGGGGTGTCACGACCTTACGCCTGAAAGCTGGCGGGACGCCGATGAGCGCATCATGCGAGAGCGCATTCTGCCCCTCGGCGACTCCGGCGAATACGAGAAGGAGTGCATACGCAAGAACGGCTCGGTCTTCCCCGTTAGCGTGCGTTCCTGGCCCATCCACGACGGACAGGGAAACGTCGTCGGCGTGCGCGCCTTCGTGCGCGACATCACCGAACGCAAACGCGCCCAGGAGGCGCTGAGAACGGCGGACCGGCGCAAGGACGAATTCATCGCCACGCTGGCGCATGAGCTGCGCAATCCCTTGTCGCCGATTCGCAACGTCATTTACGTCTTGCGCCACGACGGGGCTTTGACGCGTCAGCGCGACAAGGACCTTCTCGCCATGGCCGAACGCCAGGTCGAGCACTTGATTCGCCTCGTCAACGAGCTTCTGGATTTCTCGCGCATCTCGCGCGGGAAAATCGAACTGAAGAAAGGAGCGATCGACCTCCGCCAGGTCCTTCGGCACGCCATTGAGACGGCGCAACCCGCTATTCAGGCGGGCGGTCACGCGCTGCAGGCGGAGTTCCCCTGCGTACCCCTTACTGTCGACGGCGACGTCGTTCGACTGACCCAGGTCTTTACCAATCTGCTCGACAACGCCGCCAAATACACCGAACATGGCGGCACGATCTCCCTCGCCGCCGAAAGACGCGAGAATGACGTCGTCGTCACGGTCAGAGACACGGGCGTCGGCATTCCCCCGGACATGCTTCCACATATTTTCCACTATTTCGCGCAGGTCGACAGGACCCTCGGGCGCGCGAAAGGCGGGCTCGGGATCGGTCTCGCGCTGGTGCGCACCCTCTTGCATCTGCATGGCGGCGCAGTGGAGGCGCAAAGCGACGGCGTCGGCTGCGGCAGCGTCTTCGTCGTCCGTTTGCCAGCGGCGCCCGGGGAAGCGGCGCGCCCTGCGGCGCCCAGGCGCGCGCCAGCGCGGGAAGCGCGCCGTGCCCTTGTCATCGACGACGAGAGGGATGTGGCCGACAGTTTCGCTGCGCTGCTTGGAGAGCTTGGAGCGGTCGCCAAGGCGGCCTATTCCGGAGAGACGGGGCTTGCGCGCGTCGTGGAATTCGAGCCGGAAATTGTCCTGCTCGACCTCGGCATGCCCGGCCTCGACGGTTTTGAGACCGCGCGCCGCATTCGCGCTTTGCCCAGGGGCCGCGACATCCTCCTGGTCGCGCTCAGCGGCTGGGGAAAAGACCAGGTGGACGCGCGGGTGCGCGCAGCCGGTTTCGACCGGCATCTCACCAAGCCCGCGGAGCTCGAGGCGCTCGACGCGCTGCTCGGGGCCTGCGCGACTCAGCAGGTCGCCCTCGCCGCGGTGGGCGAGTAA
- a CDS encoding transcription antitermination factor NusB, with protein MSDSRSFRGRPKTGRQSTRQGFVPAEAAREAEAAKIPGLPARLAAAAIIADVAQGGHRLDECFSPQAVPSRLTGFDARDVALARSIATVALRRLGVIRHALAALLETGLPRQAGRLEFTLIAAAAQLLFLDAADHAAIDLAVRATKLEPKTSPYSGLVNGVLRNLLRRREEFLELAASGDFDSPAWLLQRWRKHYGEETARAIAAMHMREPPLDLSVKSDPEDWAERLDGVVLPTGSVRLRTHAPIAELPGYDEGEWWVQDAAAALPARLLAPKPDERILDMCAAPGGKTAQLALARAHVVALDRSAERLKILAANLARLGLRADVAVADATGYQAQPFDAILIDAPCSATGTARRHPDVPWTKKPGDIDALAALQTKMLARAALLTKAGGRIVYCTCSLEPEEGEQQIASFLRRNPDFRREPVKSEDGVPAEFVNRDGDLRTLPCYWPNDDARLAGIDGFFAARLVRQA; from the coding sequence TTGAGCGATAGTAGATCATTCCGCGGGCGGCCGAAAACAGGGCGTCAATCGACAAGGCAGGGTTTCGTTCCGGCGGAAGCCGCCCGCGAGGCGGAGGCCGCGAAGATTCCTGGCCTTCCGGCGCGCCTCGCCGCCGCGGCGATTATCGCCGACGTGGCGCAGGGCGGGCATCGCCTGGATGAATGTTTCTCCCCACAGGCCGTGCCGAGCCGTCTGACGGGCTTCGACGCCCGCGACGTCGCGCTGGCGCGCTCCATCGCCACTGTCGCGCTGCGCCGCCTCGGCGTCATTCGCCATGCGCTGGCTGCGCTTCTGGAGACGGGTCTGCCGCGTCAGGCCGGCCGGCTCGAATTCACGCTGATCGCCGCAGCCGCACAGCTTCTCTTCCTCGACGCGGCCGACCATGCGGCGATCGACCTCGCGGTCCGCGCGACCAAGCTCGAACCGAAGACCAGCCCCTATTCGGGACTGGTCAATGGCGTGCTGCGCAATCTGCTGCGCCGGCGCGAAGAGTTTCTGGAACTCGCGGCGAGCGGCGATTTCGATAGCCCCGCCTGGCTCCTGCAGCGCTGGCGCAAGCATTATGGCGAGGAGACGGCCCGCGCCATCGCCGCCATGCACATGCGCGAGCCGCCGCTGGATCTGTCGGTCAAATCCGATCCGGAAGACTGGGCCGAGCGCCTCGACGGCGTCGTGCTGCCGACCGGCTCCGTGCGGCTGCGCACGCATGCGCCCATCGCCGAACTTCCCGGCTATGATGAAGGCGAATGGTGGGTGCAGGACGCGGCGGCGGCGCTGCCCGCGCGACTCCTCGCCCCGAAGCCCGACGAACGCATCCTCGACATGTGCGCCGCGCCCGGCGGCAAGACGGCGCAGCTCGCTCTGGCGCGCGCCCATGTGGTGGCGCTCGACCGTTCGGCCGAGCGTCTCAAGATCCTCGCGGCCAATCTTGCGCGCCTCGGGTTGCGCGCCGACGTCGCGGTCGCCGACGCGACCGGCTATCAGGCGCAGCCCTTCGACGCCATTCTCATAGACGCGCCCTGTTCGGCGACCGGCACGGCGCGCCGCCATCCCGACGTGCCCTGGACCAAAAAGCCCGGCGACATCGACGCGCTCGCCGCGTTGCAGACGAAAATGCTCGCCCGCGCCGCGTTGCTCACGAAGGCGGGCGGGCGCATCGTCTATTGCACCTGTTCGCTCGAGCCGGAGGAGGGCGAGCAGCAGATCGCAAGCTTCCTGCGGCGCAATCCAGACTTTCGGCGTGAGCCGGTGAAGTCCGAGGACGGCGTCCCGGCGGAATTCGTCAACCGCGACGGCGATTTGCGCACGCTCCCCTGCTATTGGCCGAATGACGACGCTCGACTTGCCGGCATAGACGGGTTTTTCGCGGCGCGGCTCGTACGACAGGCCTGA
- a CDS encoding DUF1674 domain-containing protein, producing MSETAKTKEPAAAPEADRRLSPAARRALAEAEARRRAAAADRPPEELGGRGGLDPARYGDWEVKGLASDF from the coding sequence ATGTCCGAGACAGCAAAAACAAAAGAACCTGCAGCGGCGCCCGAAGCGGATCGCCGTTTGTCCCCCGCCGCGCGGCGCGCGCTGGCCGAGGCCGAAGCGCGCCGGCGAGCCGCCGCCGCCGATCGACCGCCGGAGGAGCTCGGCGGCCGCGGCGGGCTCGATCCCGCCCGCTACGGCGACTGGGAGGTCAAGGGCTTGGCGAGCGATTTCTAA
- a CDS encoding dienelactone hydrolase family protein, which produces MTQGSREEGFAAAAGAISAHVVHTSAEGLEAGLATLPSGSPAYYALPEGGRDLPVVLVAQEIFGLHEHIRDIVRRLAKLGYFSVAPDYLIRYGDPMAAPDVDAIRAIVARAPDPETMAFFDEALAFAESRDADPKRAAITGFCWGGRIAWLYAAHRPELAACVPWYGRLDGPHTPEQPRWPIDVAGEIKVPTLGLYGGADPSIPLDLVQQMMQRLAEAGAPADIMVYDDAPHGFFADYRASYREQEAKDAWGRMLAWFRAYGVG; this is translated from the coding sequence ATGACGCAAGGGTCTCGAGAGGAAGGCTTTGCCGCCGCGGCGGGCGCGATTTCGGCCCATGTCGTTCACACCAGCGCCGAGGGGCTGGAGGCCGGTCTCGCCACTCTGCCCAGCGGCTCCCCGGCCTATTACGCGCTGCCCGAGGGCGGCCGGGATCTGCCGGTGGTTCTGGTGGCGCAGGAAATCTTCGGGCTGCACGAACATATTCGCGACATCGTCCGCCGTCTGGCAAAGCTCGGCTATTTCTCCGTCGCGCCCGACTATCTCATTCGCTACGGCGACCCCATGGCGGCGCCTGACGTCGACGCGATCCGCGCCATTGTCGCCCGCGCCCCGGACCCGGAAACGATGGCGTTCTTCGATGAGGCGCTGGCCTTTGCGGAGAGTCGCGACGCCGACCCGAAGCGCGCAGCGATCACCGGCTTCTGCTGGGGCGGCCGCATCGCCTGGCTCTACGCCGCGCATCGTCCGGAGCTTGCGGCCTGCGTTCCCTGGTACGGCCGTCTCGACGGCCCGCACACGCCAGAGCAGCCGCGCTGGCCGATCGACGTCGCGGGGGAGATCAAGGTCCCGACGCTCGGCCTCTACGGCGGCGCGGACCCCAGCATTCCGCTCGACTTGGTTCAGCAGATGATGCAGCGGCTCGCCGAAGCGGGCGCGCCGGCGGACATCATGGTCTATGACGACGCGCCGCACGGCTTCTTCGCCGATTACCGAGCGAGCTACCGGGAGCAGGAGGCGAAAGACGCCTGGGGGCGGATGCTCGCTTGGTTTCGGGCGTATGGGGTCGGCTGA
- a CDS encoding potassium transporter Kup has protein sequence MTQQMGAEPRAAAGAAGHHEQGHEHGKGGFLGLIVGSIGVVYGDIGTSPLYALRESLAHEAQADALTEEGVIGSISLLIFALIFTVTIKYIFFVMRADNRGEGGILSLMALAQTALGRQTRIAFLLGVGGAALFAGEAMITPAISVLSAIEGLELVTHRFSEYVMPITIFILVTLFWVQSHGTARVAALFGPIMLVFFLTLGVLGASHIADAPQVVGAFDPRRGVVFLLTHGWLGFAVLGSVFLAVTGVEALYADMGHFGRRPIQFAWLFFVLPALLLNYLGQGALVLSRPEAVGNPFFLMAPDWLLLPLVILSTLATTIAAQAVITGAFSLSRQAIQLGLLPRLEITHTSAMLEGQIYIGRINRLLLVGVLLLVIAFKSSSALASAYGIAVTGTMVLSTSLLFIVAWRKWGWPLWLAIVFAASFLIVEFTFLAANMLKIKEGGWVPLVLGGCVMIVMWTWVRGTRLLAEKTHRDSIPIMDLIGMLQKSKPTRVPGTAIFLTSDPKVAPAALMHNIKHNKVLHERVLIICVRTENRPRVAPEKRFELQKLSDDFASAVLHFGFMESPRVPAALALMRKSGFKYDIMTTSFFLGRRTIKESAASEMPVWQDKLYVALTKQAANATDFFSIPSDRVVELGAQVTI, from the coding sequence ATGACCCAGCAGATGGGGGCGGAGCCGCGCGCCGCCGCAGGAGCGGCCGGCCATCATGAACAGGGGCATGAGCACGGCAAGGGGGGATTTCTCGGTCTCATCGTCGGCTCGATCGGAGTCGTTTACGGCGACATCGGCACGAGCCCGCTTTACGCTCTACGCGAGTCGCTCGCCCATGAGGCGCAGGCCGACGCATTGACGGAAGAAGGCGTTATCGGCTCGATCTCGCTACTGATCTTCGCGCTGATTTTCACCGTCACGATCAAATATATTTTCTTCGTCATGCGCGCCGACAACCGCGGCGAAGGCGGCATTCTCTCGCTGATGGCGCTGGCGCAGACGGCGCTCGGCCGCCAGACGCGGATCGCCTTCCTGCTCGGCGTCGGCGGCGCGGCGTTATTCGCCGGCGAGGCGATGATTACGCCGGCGATCTCGGTGCTCTCCGCCATTGAGGGCCTCGAACTGGTGACGCATCGCTTCAGCGAATATGTGATGCCGATCACCATTTTCATTCTGGTGACGCTGTTCTGGGTGCAAAGCCACGGCACGGCGCGGGTGGCCGCCCTGTTCGGGCCGATAATGCTGGTGTTTTTCCTCACGCTCGGCGTGCTCGGCGCGTCGCATATCGCCGACGCGCCGCAGGTGGTCGGGGCTTTCGATCCGCGCCGCGGCGTCGTCTTTCTCCTCACCCATGGCTGGCTCGGCTTCGCCGTGCTCGGCTCCGTTTTTCTGGCGGTCACGGGCGTCGAGGCGCTTTACGCCGACATGGGCCACTTCGGCCGCCGCCCGATCCAGTTCGCCTGGCTGTTCTTCGTATTGCCGGCGCTACTCTTGAATTATCTGGGCCAGGGGGCGCTGGTTTTGTCGCGGCCGGAGGCGGTCGGCAATCCATTCTTTCTGATGGCGCCCGACTGGCTGCTGCTGCCGCTCGTCATCCTCTCGACCCTGGCGACGACGATCGCGGCGCAAGCGGTCATCACCGGCGCGTTTTCGCTCTCGCGGCAGGCGATCCAGCTCGGGCTGCTGCCGCGCCTCGAAATCACCCACACCTCCGCGATGCTGGAAGGCCAGATCTACATCGGCCGCATTAATCGCCTGCTGCTGGTCGGCGTGCTGCTCCTGGTCATCGCCTTCAAGAGCTCGTCGGCGCTCGCTTCCGCTTATGGCATCGCCGTCACGGGCACCATGGTGCTCTCCACCTCATTGCTCTTTATCGTCGCCTGGCGCAAATGGGGCTGGCCGCTCTGGCTCGCGATCGTCTTCGCGGCCTCCTTCCTCATCGTCGAATTCACCTTCCTTGCCGCGAACATGCTCAAGATCAAGGAGGGCGGCTGGGTGCCGTTGGTGCTCGGCGGCTGCGTGATGATTGTCATGTGGACCTGGGTGCGCGGCACGCGGCTTCTTGCGGAAAAGACCCATCGCGACTCGATTCCGATCATGGATCTGATCGGCATGCTGCAGAAATCGAAACCGACCCGGGTGCCGGGAACAGCGATCTTTTTGACCAGCGATCCCAAGGTGGCGCCGGCGGCGCTCATGCACAACATCAAGCACAACAAGGTGCTGCACGAACGCGTGCTGATCATCTGCGTGCGAACCGAGAACCGCCCGCGCGTTGCGCCCGAAAAGCGCTTCGAGCTGCAGAAGCTCTCCGACGACTTCGCCAGCGCCGTTTTGCATTTCGGCTTCATGGAAAGCCCGCGCGTGCCGGCCGCCTTGGCGCTGATGCGCAAGTCGGGCTTCAAATATGACATCATGACGACGAGCTTCTTCCTCGGCCGGCGCACAATCAAGGAGAGCGCGGCGTCCGAGATGCCCGTCTGGCAGGACAAGCTCTATGTCGCCTTGACGAAGCAGGCGGCGAACGCCACGGACTTTTTCTCGATCCCCTCCGACCGCGTCGTCGAGCTTGGCGCGCAGGTCACGATCTGA